One candidate division KSB1 bacterium genomic window carries:
- a CDS encoding IS1380 family transposase, whose protein sequence is MAKKSVSTQAKITKIDVTREKVSGRGGIFFFLRYVENIIFYPLFEKYFNFLRVSAKGLPIYQFIKQLLAHFIDGTDMSMSSFDRRKGDESYAAVLENVPEQMASSHQMKRVFSKLAYIGNRVYRSLLHRLFIWRLKIEKPAIIILFLDTMILDNDDADKREGVEPTYKKKKGFQPFHISWGPYLVDVIFRNGSAHSNHGCDVIKSVAKITRLIRKKYSDVPIILLSDSGFLDDANFRYFEERLKIHYICAGKQYADLKQYAQQIPSQQYKTLVKGKQSWQYVEFGNRLKSWPKFRRCIFTTLETEEDGQLNLEFAKTDSFIYTNLGTDKVLTEKLTRAGGQHYLTPEGIIELNHQRGKGELVHRSIKEFATKEQLPFERFGMNRAYYYFLVISHFLYEAFKRDVLDDVIPVTCYPNTFRRRIIDFAAKIVATGGHIILKVTETVVEQLQLKLLWHRVKIPVPITVT, encoded by the coding sequence ATGGCAAAAAAATCCGTATCGACGCAAGCAAAAATTACCAAAATTGACGTCACAAGAGAGAAAGTTTCTGGTCGCGGCGGCATATTTTTCTTCCTGCGATATGTTGAGAACATCATTTTTTATCCTCTGTTTGAGAAATATTTTAACTTTCTCAGGGTATCAGCGAAAGGTCTGCCGATTTACCAATTTATCAAACAGCTTCTTGCCCATTTCATCGACGGTACGGATATGTCGATGAGCAGTTTTGACCGTCGTAAAGGTGACGAATCTTATGCTGCTGTTTTGGAGAACGTTCCTGAGCAAATGGCATCCTCTCATCAAATGAAACGTGTTTTTAGTAAACTTGCCTATATTGGCAATCGGGTTTATCGGAGCTTATTGCATCGATTGTTTATTTGGCGTCTGAAGATAGAAAAACCTGCTATCATTATTTTGTTTCTCGACACCATGATTCTAGACAACGACGATGCTGACAAACGCGAAGGCGTTGAGCCGACTTATAAGAAAAAAAAGGGGTTCCAGCCTTTTCATATTTCCTGGGGGCCTTATCTGGTCGATGTGATTTTTCGCAATGGCAGCGCTCACAGTAATCACGGCTGTGATGTCATCAAATCCGTCGCCAAAATAACCCGCCTCATTCGTAAAAAGTATAGCGATGTCCCCATCATTCTGCTCAGCGACAGCGGCTTCCTCGACGATGCCAATTTTCGTTATTTTGAAGAACGATTGAAGATTCATTATATCTGTGCCGGTAAACAGTATGCTGATTTAAAACAATACGCACAACAAATTCCGTCACAACAGTATAAGACGCTTGTCAAAGGCAAGCAGTCCTGGCAGTATGTTGAGTTTGGCAATCGCTTGAAGAGCTGGCCGAAATTTCGCAGATGTATATTCACAACCCTGGAAACAGAGGAAGACGGCCAACTGAATCTGGAATTTGCCAAAACCGATAGTTTCATTTACACAAACCTCGGAACCGATAAAGTGTTGACCGAAAAGCTCACCCGAGCCGGCGGCCAGCATTACCTGACACCGGAGGGCATTATCGAACTGAACCATCAACGCGGCAAGGGGGAACTCGTACATCGTTCCATAAAAGAATTTGCTACCAAAGAACAATTGCCATTCGAACGCTTCGGTATGAACCGGGCATACTACTATTTTTTAGTCATCAGCCATTTTCTTTACGAAGCCTTCAAACGCGATGTGCTCGACGATGTTATTCCGGTGACATGCTATCCAAATACCTTTAGACGAAGGATCATCGACTTTGCTGCGAAAATCGTGGCAACCGGCGGTCACATCATTCTGAAAGTGACAGAGACTGTTGTTGAACAGCTACAGTTAAAATTATTATGGCACCGGGTCAAAATACCAGTACCTATAACGGTAACATAG
- a CDS encoding Rrf2 family transcriptional regulator translates to MNTSSKFVVATHVMVAMAAFKLASGKYQVFKSDFISGSVNTNPVVIRRILGLLRKAGLVVSPTGPEGGSKLAKNPDKITLLEIHDAVEDSCLFHLHYRDPNQECPIGHNIQDALSGVFADAESAIKNVLAKKTLADIARDIMDRSGISKKLAEGFSFEQLRQDFVFQSGKIIEKPLVG, encoded by the coding sequence ATGAACACAAGTAGCAAATTTGTCGTCGCCACCCACGTTATGGTGGCAATGGCCGCATTTAAATTAGCAAGCGGCAAGTATCAGGTATTTAAATCAGATTTTATTTCTGGTAGTGTAAACACGAATCCCGTAGTCATTCGCCGAATTTTAGGTCTGCTTCGCAAAGCCGGCCTGGTCGTTTCCCCAACCGGCCCGGAAGGCGGCTCAAAGCTCGCAAAAAACCCGGACAAAATCACCCTCCTCGAAATTCACGACGCTGTTGAAGACTCCTGCCTCTTTCATCTGCACTACCGCGATCCAAATCAAGAATGCCCGATTGGTCACAATATTCAGGATGCCTTGAGCGGCGTTTTTGCTGATGCGGAAAGCGCAATTAAAAATGTTCTGGCCAAAAAAACGCTGGCAGATATTGCGCGGGATATCATGGACCGTTCAGGCATCTCAAAAAAACTCGCAGAAGGATTCTCCTTTGAGCAACTGAGACAGGACTTTGTTTTTCAGTCGGGAAAAATCATCGAAAAACCGCTGGTTGGCTGA